A genomic segment from Astyanax mexicanus isolate ESR-SI-001 unplaced genomic scaffold, AstMex3_surface scaffold_31, whole genome shotgun sequence encodes:
- the LOC103034551 gene encoding nurim encodes MSMAGPGARPALLCAAALMNFILVFGTGADLVRFLSFRAVYHNITGGAPLCGDGVSWSVALRDSSVLRALGLDLVLLVLFSLQHSLLAWDPVKRACQSALGVLNRAMYCTTTALALQVLMRYWQPVTSAPCLWSVRSAPWDIWFPLICFTVHFLCWAVICSILLIFDYPELLGVKQVYYECLGLGDPLALKSARAQRLYAHLRHPVCVELLLVLWLLPTLTLDRCVLALYLSLYLALAHSLDAKDCAYLSSQLHSKLQLFSAPQGGSAEINSNSAEPKRD; translated from the exons ATGAGTATGGCTGGGCCGGGCGCGCGGCCCGCGCTGCTGTGCGCTGCGGCTTTAATGAACTTTATATTGGTGTTCGGTACCGGAGCGGACCTCGTTAGATTCCTCTCTTTCCGCGCCGTTTATCACAATATCACGGGCGGAGCGCCGCTGTGCGGAG ATGGCGTGTCCTGGTCTGTAGCTCTGAGGGACAGTTCAGTATTGAGGGCTCTGGGTTTGGATCTGGTTCTGTTAGTCCTGTTCAGTCTTCAGCACAGTCTGCTGGCCTGGGATCCCGTAAAGAGAGCCTGCCAGTCTGCGCTGGGGGTCCTGAACCGAGCCATGTACTGCACTACTACAGCCCTCGCACTACAG GTGTTGATGCGTTACTGGCAGCCCGTGACCAGCGCCCCCTGCTTGTGGTCGGTGCGCAGTGCACCTTGGGATATCTGGTTCCCTCTGATCTGCTTCACAGTGCACTTCCTGTGCTGGGCCGTCATCTGCAGCATCCTGCTGATATTCGATTATCCAGAGCTTCTAGGAGTCAAACAG GTTTATTATGAATGTTTAGGGCTGGGTGACCCGCTGGCCCTGAAGTCGGCCCGTGCCCAGCGTCTTTACGCCCACCTGCGTCACCCGGTGTGCGtggagctgctgctggtgctCTGGCTGCTGCCCACGCTGACGCTGGACAGGTGCGTCCTGGCTCTATACCTGTCCCTCTACCTGGCTCTCGCTCACTCGCTGGACGCCAAGGACTGCGCCTACCTGAGCTCCCAGCTCCACAGCAAGCTGCAGCTCTTCTCCGCACCACAGGGGGGCAGCGCTGAGATTAACAGCAACAGCGCTGAACCCAAGCGCGACTGA